Genomic window (Mycosarcoma maydis chromosome 5, whole genome shotgun sequence):
AACcccaagtcacgagtcgtgagtcgtgagtgcgaatcacgaaattTGGCTTACCATGTTAGGGCACATGCGATGATTTAAGTCGTACGAGAGATACGACGCGGTGTTCGTTGGATGAAAAGGAAGAAATCTGCGGTTGGTCGCTTCGTGCTGGGATCGCATGTATTCGCTGCACCACCATCCAATCAGAAGGACGATCGTTGTTTTGCCTTCAACACCCTTCCACCCACGCACACGCTTTGACAAAGTTttcatcttgctcgagcgGTTCAAAAAGGGTCGAACAGCATCAATTTTCCCGCGTCTTGTCCCTTCCTCTGCACCTCGCACTCTGTTCGAGTCGGGGTTGTCGCTCTCCCGTCCACACACTCGTCCCTGTTCCAGGTCGCATCTCATCTGCTTGCACCTCTTGTGTCCGCATTCATATTTCCTCAGAACATCCAAGGTATGTATTCATGTATTCCCCGATTCATCGATGCTCAACAGCAAAGAAGCGCAcagacgagcagctgtAGGCACGCAGCGCTACTTGGCGCTGCGTGTATTGGTAAGCGAACATCGCGGCAAAGATTACATCATATTCACACTGTTTGAGGACACCGTTTCGATCACCTCTCAAACGCTGACAAGTGTGTCGAGTGCGTCGATCTGGGGTGTTCACTGATTCCTAGACTACAACGGTAGATGAGCCCACCACGCACAAATCaggctcgtctcgtctctcTGCTCTGTTTGGCGCTATCATCGCAACGTCATTGAAGAAAGCTTGGCCTGACCATGTTTGTTCTTCTCCAACTTGCTTTTTGATCTCATCAGCTTCACTTGACGTTAGGCAGACATGACCAACGCACCGAATCGATTCGacctcttcatcctcggtcccgacgagaagcgagtcgagatcgtcgaagACACCAAGATCCCCAACGCAGCCACATTTTGGTTCAACAAGGAAGACCACACGCTCGGAAACATGCTTCGACACGCCGTACTCGCCAATCCCGCCGTCCTGTTCTGTGGCTACAAAGTGCCACATCCTCTAGAACCAAAGGTGTTTGTCAAGATCCAAACGGATGGTTCATTAACACCCACCGACGCGCTCAAGCAAGGCTCGCAGAAGCTCATCGCGCAGATCAGTTCGTTGAAAGGAGCATGGCGTACCGAGGTGCAGATGAGCGGTGCGGGCACCGTCGATGTAGGCGCTTTCGGAAGACAGGATCCCTTTGAAGGTCAAGCGTATTCCGGCGAAGGCGCTAGTGGATATGTAGATATCTAAAACCCCTTCAAAACAGCAGCATAGCATCATTCCCAGTATACCCAATGCGAGTCGCCATTGCCAGCAGCCTCAGTGCTCTCGCTTCACCATTGTAATCGTATCTGTACTTGTACTCCCTCTTCTCATTTGTGTGCGAGATTGAAACAACAAGCCTTCGCTTTACCCTCTGATTCGAGTCATGAGTAACAAGCCCCATTGCTTTTCTTGTTGCGATTCTCTTGTTGGCACTGGCATTGACACTGGCACCGACTCATGTCTTCTAAACGCTGTTGAACATGTGGTCCCAGCAATCAAGCATGAACCTGACTGGTCGACGCGTGAAGCCAAGATACTTATTGTCTGCAGCAAGCATACCGCCTTGGTTGAAAGCCTGTCAGTTGCAGAACCAACAGCAAAGCAAGAGAAGAAAGGTGTCAGCGTGTTATTTCCTAGACCCAAGGTGTCGACCATGTATCTAGCACTTTTTGTCCTTacctcgagcaagaggGGCGCAGTGCCAAGGATCCACGAAGCAGTCCAAAGCCAACCCCAGAAGCCGCGTACACGACGTCTGGTGCAATATTCAaaaagctgctcgccaaagATTGCAACGGGCTGGCTAGTAAAAAAGAGGGTGACGTTGGTGAGGCCAAAGCCAGGTGTCATGGCTGCGCGACCGAGCTCGTGCAGAAGGCCGGAAACCAAAAAGGTCCCGCATATCGCCATCATGTTGGCAATCCGACGACCGGCAACGGGACGGAGGGCGTCACGGATTGGCCAAAATCCTACCGTCATAAAGGTGACTCGCAGAATTTGATGCCAACGCTGGGACCAAAACTCAGTCACCGATGTCGACAGCCAAGGTAGGCTCACAATGGGTGGATCCCACCGTGAAGGCAAATCATCCAACAAGCCGACAAAGATGCAGGCTAGAATGGCGTGCATCATGTATTGAATGCATACAAAGGAAGAGCCAAACGCAACGCAGACCAAGTAAGGGCCTGCTTTACCGAACGATCCTTTGGAAGAATCCCagatgctgccgccgacCCTGCTGTCAGCGTGAATATTGAAGCGTGGGTCTTCGATCAAGCAAAAAACGACATCGTATAGGACAAAGTAGAGCGGTATGGGAGCCAAGGCCTTCAAGATCCAATCCCGCCGCTGGCGCCGGGTGTAGGTGGGCACCGGCAAGGCGGGAACGCCATCCTTGATACCATGCTCCCAGCCTGATGCTCTTACATTGACAAGCAGGTCAAGTTCGAGAGGCCATAAGGTGCCAGGGAAAAAAATGGGCATTGGATCGGGACTGCGGTGTGCATGCTTTCTGCCATTGACGGCGTCGTAGGGGTTCGATTTGTGTATCTTGAGCCGAGGTCTCTGGCGAGCCAAGCCAAATTCAAGCGACCGAATGATGATACTGATCGCAGCACAGCCCAGAGTGACGTTGATTGTCTGTCCTCTACCGTCGAGCTGGCCTTGACCGTCGACCATGTAATAGTAAGCATATGCAGACCTCAGTGAGACTAGTGTTACGAACGGAATCAGAGAGGCTCTCAGCAGCCACGTTGCCTTGGGATTATAGCGTAAAAGCAGATGAATCTGCAGCAGAATCAAGGGGAAACATGAGAAAGGAATCCAAAGAGTGGAGCGAGTGAAAGGTTTTTTGTCATCAAAGTCCGGTATAGCCCATTTCCAGGCGGCCAGCGGGGCTGACCTCCAAACGGATTCTGTTTTCAGCGAGGTGCTCATTTTGGATGAGCGACCATCCACGCTCGATCCGGGCTATGTGGGAAAGTGTAACGcggagctgctgccgagaaAGGTATCAAGGACACGgacaaagacgaggacgaggagagGCAGGACAACACAGGGAGGCAAGGCAAAGTGACGGAGGGGATATGTATCACGTATATAAACACTTGGACTTCACACCCAACTTGTCGCTTTGCGCAGCTTTGTGGCGGCTAGCGCATCAGAAACACATCCGAATTCCATCGTGAATTAGCCGATTGCGAGCAGCCAGGGTGTTAAGCTGCTGTCGGCTTCTGCCGCCAGCGATTGCGCATCTGGAAGGTGGGAACGACCAGAGCCTCGGCGTAGCGTACCAAACGCTGTAGACGGCTTCCGTTTCGAATTCagtcattcgtgattaggTGGACCACGATGGGTTAGGGCCAGAATAATACACAGCGTTGTCGTTCAGCCAAGACAGAGTCAACAAAGCTTCACGGTGCGCTGCTAATTCGTCGTCCCAGGCGCTTGAGATCTTTTTGTCTGCAGGCTACACTGTAGTTGGGTGCGCTTAAAAGATTCTTTTAGCTGTCGGCGTGGAAATTGACAAAGCTGCATCTCGATTTGGACTCTCGAGGCGGTCCCGATTCGATGTTAgacagctgcagcctcaCGACTTTCCTGTGCCAGGAAACAAAGCCCAaggctcgagcttctttAAACAAGTTTCGACTTCGAGACCGCCACACAGATGGTGATGAACCCTTTGTCGAATAGAGCCATGCTTGTCTGCGCATCAAAGCAACTCAGCCGCCGCTCCTTCGCCACACACAAGTCGTGAATAGCCGAACCAAGCTCAGTCACGGGTGAACTTGAACCTGAAGTAGTTGTCGCGAGTCgagattcaagattcaagattcacgattttcacgattccagctCGTTAAAATCCCCGAAAGCCACGGGTGGGGTTTTCCCGATTCGACGAACCGTATCGACAAGCGCGATCAGTCGCCTCGCACGGTAAGCGCCGCCACGAGCTGTAAGTAAGTGGTGAGAAAATCCACAGCTCACAGCTGATTGGCCGacaacattcgtgattttcaTGTTTCACGCTtcgtattcacgattcacgattcacgattttaTTCACGatgttcgtgattcgtggtttgCTGAAGTAGCATGTGAGATTGCTTATTAGTTCGCCTTTTTTCCGCCGTGCTTTGTTAGAATTATGAACCGTGAATGGTCCAATTTGTGATTGGCGCCCGTACAGACCAGCTGTGGATTACCATTCGCCGACGCATCCTCGACATAAAAagggcagcagcagcgagcagcgagcagcaggcaaCCAGTCTGTGAGTGGTGCGCGGATGTCAAAACCCCCAAAAAACCGAAAAAGAGGTAAGCTGCAGATACGAGAagcgcgctgctgttgacTTTTTCTGCAAGGTCAGTGAAAGAAAAGTGTGAAGCAGTAAGtattcattcgtgatgtCGAAAAGAGATCTTCGACCGATGTCGTCCTCAACTCACATCGTATCGAATCGTATCCTATCGTTGAAACGACACCGACAACCCTGCACTCTCCCTCTCGTGTCGCTGCAGCAGAACATTCCAGGCtctgcagcaccagcaacgaCGAAACATCATACCGTTGGCCAAGTCGTTGGACTGACAGCGATCGGATCGGTGACAAATGCATTCACAGAGCACTTTGTAGCCTCTTGCATCCGCGCACTGCGCACCACTCTTCGTTGACCGAGCGGTGGCAGCTCACCATCGACCCTTTGCAGCTCAGTCTGGGCCAACAGGACGATTCGCCACCTGCCACAATTTCAGCCATCTCGTCTGCCACTTGCCTCTCACGATCGCCTCCAGTATGCCGTCGCATCCGCAACCGGCTCAGCCGCCCTTCAATCAGAGTCTCTCGCACAGCGCTTCACCCCAAGATCacgccatctcgtcgccaGGCGTCAAGATAGAGCCTGTCCACGATGGCACGCTTTCATTGCTAGCCTCTCACCAGCGTTTTGGCACGGGCAGCCAATCACCCTTGTCAGCTTATGCGTCAGCTGATCAGCCTGGCTCTGGCTATcagtcgagcagcgcgcAGTCAGCTTCGGGTGATCTGAAAAACGAAGACAGCCTCGCCTCCACGTCGACCGCTGGCTCGCGCAGACCTTCGTCCCTTGCTCGAAAAGCATCGGAAGGTCACCGAAGTCAGAAGCATCGATGGTCTGCCGAAGAGACGCAGGCACTCGTCGACGGATGCAACAAGCATGGCGTGGGAAGCTGGAAAAAGATTCTCTCGGATCCAGAGCTCTCGGCGCTCTTCTCGGACAGGACAGCAGGTGATCTCAAGGATCGTTTCCGAACCTACTTTCCTGATGCCTATCACGAAATGTATCCCAATGCAAAGACGCATCTCAGCAAAGCCGTTCGAGGTCGAGACGCCGAGGGCAAAAGCATCTTTGAAAAGGGCAAGGCCAAAGAGCGCCGCCCTTTCTCTTTTGACGAGGACGCCGCCCTCCGTACAGGCTATCAGCAGTACGGCTCGCACTGGGCACTCATCGCAAAGAACCCCATCTTCAATGGTCAGAGACGAGCCATTGACCTCCGCGATCGCTTTCGCAACGCTTTCCCAGACGACTATGAACGTGCTGGCTTCAAACCACGTCCATCCAAGGCACGCAAGGATCGCGGACCCAGTGCAGCCAAACCAGGTCAAGGTCATGCAGCCTGCTCTGCTGCATTCCAAGCTACGCTATCGGACAACAGCCTTTCCGAAGGCGCATGGCGTAGCTCCGAGTACCCTCTCAGCGACACCACCAGTGATGGTCATCTCACCGATCACGGAAACCTCACCGACTATAGCTACTTCACCGACCAGGGCAATCTCACCGACGGTGGTGTCGAGCCGGTCTTGTCTGGCCCCTCCAGCGGTACTAGCAGCGCGCTCGGCCGCTCCAACTCGATGGGTCACAGCATGCCGCGCCACTTGCCGGCACACATAGCTCAGGGCGAACATCTCAGCTTTGGTCAAGCCCTCGCCAtacagcaacagcagccgcacCCACCTATGCACCCGAGACCGCCTTTCTTGTCGTCCAGCACTGCACCTCTTCCCACTTCAGGCATCCCACTTCGTGCATCTGATATGGTCACGGGCCAGTCTATCCACAGCCTCTTTGAACAGCTTCAACAGGCCAGTCTCGAGGGCCCGGGTACCAGCTCAGAGACAAGCAGCATCCACGAACGAGCCACGCCACCCAGCGCTAGCGACAGTGACATCACCAATCAGCAGCAATTCCAGCAActccaccagcagcagccgctcTCTGCCCATGCCAAGGCTGCATCCGCCGACGATGCTCGAAGACAAGCCGGTAAACACGCCAGTCACGACGGCACCCAGCACAAGAGGAGGAGTCACGCATCACGCGCCGGTAAAAACTCGGCACTTGAGCGTCTGCCTTCGGTCCACGGTCATCTCCACCACATGCACACCCATGCGCACAACTCAGCGCATTCAAATCCTCACTCTAGACCACACTCAGAATCGTCGAGTCATCATGACTCGCCAGCGGGCGGTGCTGTGCCCGTCCAGACAGACGCTCGACTCTCGCCCTTGGGTCATACCGAGTACCCTGTTCAGCCTGATGTGCTAGCGTGGCTGAACCCTGCTGGCAACATGCTGCCTCCCAGCGCAACAATGGACATTCATGATCACCAAACTGCTGGTCAAGTACCTTCATCGTGGTCCGCCTACAGCTCAAGTGCGGGCGACGCCTCTGTTGCCGGTCTATCCACATCAGCTTCTGGCAATTTCCTTGCGAATCAACGGCCCATGTTCGGAACGGGCTTCAACTTTTCCCACCAGTCCGGGTTCACATCACCAACTAATCCAGGTCCTGCCGCAGTGATGATCCCCGGAATAGCAAGTGCCTCGGACTCCTCTGCATCTTCAGCTACAGGCTCTCGCAGGTCGTCGGCCGCCGATGACCCGttcgccgagctgcagcagttTCAACAAGTTAATGCCAAGTCGTCTGGAGCTGGGCAAACTAACCACGCTGGCAATCTTGGGGCTGACTCGATGCAGAACTTTGCTGATCAGTTCTCCAATTCTCCCGGCGATGCCGCGCAGTGGAACGTCGACTGGGATCTAGGCAACATCTCGGACTCTGGGCTTCAATCGGAGGACGTCAatgagctgctcgcctcTTTGCCGCTCTCACATTCCCCTTGGGCCGGCGATCTCCATCATGCACCCACCGCTACCGGCACCGATGTTGCCAGTGGACAGAGTACCGCTTTCATGGGTGCTAACGAGGCACATATACCACCAACCCAACTTCATCAGCTCGAGACGAACAGCAATCTGTCAGGGAACAACGCATTCGCCGGACCAGGACCGACTGCAGACGATGTCGTTCTCGGTCAGATGAACACTCTTGACGGTCTCGCTCAGCCGCAGCAATCTCAGGGCCAGCGCCTGCCGAGCAGCAATCAAGTGGGCAATGCCTCGAATACCGATGGCAGCGTGTCATTTGCCAGCGTGACCTACGGTGATCCGCTCGTTCGCGAAGGTAGAGAAGGTTCACCCGACTCGCTTGAGCTGCAACGCGAGCAGACATTCACCGCCAAGGATGTCGGCAAACGGCTCGCACGCGATGGGCCCGACAACGACAAGGACGTAGAAGAGTCTGACGACGAtcaacgtcgtcgttcCACCGATACGCTGCGTCACGCTGAAGGTGCACTCGACTTGGCGCTCGAATCGGTTGAAGACACACGTGCTTTGGCCTTTGCGCAACAGTTTCAGCGCGATGTAGATTCGGACGATGActcggacgaggaagcggatgaggatggatacgaagaggacgaagaggacgacAATGAGCCCGACTATGAGCTCGATGGAACTGTGCAGGATTTCAACTTTCAGCAGGTGTTGGACGAATTGCAAAGCACCGAAGGGATCTCGGGCGAATTCTTCGATGGGCCGTTTGACGGCGGCATCGGTGCAACACCTGGTGCCCCTGTTCAGCCGGGTCTCGAAGCCAACGATCTGTCTCTATACCCCGACTTGGGCAGGTCAGTTGTCAGTCGCCAGCAGCATTTGGCGGCGCAGGCGTCGAACAGTTCACCAATCGACGGCGTTCGGGGACATGCaggtggcgctgctgctgctgcgggACTGATGAACCAGGTCTGGAATGGTGGAATGCCGGTGgatcagcagcggcagcagcattaGCAGGCGCCTTCCGTCGAGTCTTACtaccaatcacgaatgctggTACCGAGCCGACTACGCCACACCTGCGAGCCACGTTTAGCGAAACAATCGCCACTCACACATAGCTGTCGTGACCATACCGCTCGTTTCGGGGCTTTGGTCGAGGTTGGGACAGTGTCGATCTCTTTCTTCATCGTCACAGCCACGTACGTGTTGGTTAATGACAAAGCTGCGCATCTAACACGTTACATGTGATTGGGTGGAAGAGTGAGTATGTGCCGACTGATTGTGGTCTGGTGAATGGAGCGTGTGTTTATTCGATCAGAAACTCGCTGATGTGCGCCTTGATTTGGGACGGCTTGAGTGGCTGTGGGATGGGGTTTGGCATGTTGTGCGTGGCACAAGCGGCTTGATTGGTTTTGTGCTCAGGGGGAAGCTCGTGGTCGTCTGCGAGCGGTCTCGAGGCGATGTGGTGTGGATGTTGCGCACCAGCATGGTGAGTCGAACGGTGGATGTGGTGTAACACGGTGGACGGTAACATGGCTGGATGTGCTGACGAAATTGCGGGTGAGAGAACGAGTAAACATGCGTAGCAGAGGTGGTTGCACAATTCGAGCCAgtctgcttgctcgctaCTCTGGCACGTAGCTTGCGTTTCGACAGTCTGTCGACTACGAGGCGCAGTTTCTGCTAAGGATGAGATCGTGATATctctcttccaccacctcgcTTTCGGATGTTGGCTCGGCATTGCACAAAGTGCGCAGCCATTGATCGAGTTCCATCGTACGCAGTTGGCACTTAGCTGCGCCAGCTTGATCCCGCGTGATCCGATCCTTGGCTCGCACTGCGTCTCAGCGAGTGTCACATTCGCCATCCGGTGCGTGAGGCGCGACGATAGAGATACGCTCGGTCCAACGTCCCGAAATGCGCTCGTTGAATGCGCAACATCTGTCCAAGTGGTGGTGGGAAAGCCAGGAGCCCCGTTGAGGACGAGCTTACTGCCCGTTTTGCCGATCGTAGTCACCGTGCTGGGTACGCCTTTTTCAAGGTTGAGGATAAACGTCTCGGTCAGCCTGGCGATAGAGCTCTTATCCATAGCTGGAGTGGAGCTGTTGGAGGCTAGGATGCCAGTGGTCGACACGGTAGGTGCGACGATGGGTTGCTCGGGCTGCAATGGATCGAGGTTGAGTTGGGACGTGTAGAAAACGACTTCTTGGAGAAGGTGCGTTTTCAATGGTCGCACGATCAGGAGGTCATCGATCCACGCTGCGTCAGATCCCTGGACGGGTATCTTGTGACCTGCACCTTTGGCTAGGTCTTCGATCAGGCGGATCGAGATCCGCGTCGCTGTGTCTCCGAGCAAGAGTGCAGCGCAATCGTACTGTTTCGCGGTGCGTCGTAGCAGCGTTGAGATGAAAATTCGATGCAGATCTTCAATTCGGGTTCTGGCTGATGCTGCGCCTGTGCGAGGCGTATCTACGGGGCAAAGCGATGAGAAGAGgtccttgagcgcctgTCTTGGATCAGAGACGTCCGAGATACTAGCCGAGACCTGCTGGTGGTCCACATCGACCGATCTCCAAGCCACACCCTGAAATCCGCCGTCATCATCCGCACGGAAAACATCGTGCAGCTTCAGCCCGACAAAATGTAGGTCCGCACAGccttcctcttccaccattCTACGTGCCTGCTCCGTCCGATCCACACCGTTCGGTACCACAGCGCTGTCGTCTATGTAAAACACGTAGATCTTGCCCACTTCGTTGAACCTTCCGGCTGCGGTAGATGCACCACGCATCGATTTAGATGAGATCGAAGCTGTGCCGCTGTCGTTatcgttgttgttgctgtcgacgaCTTGGCCACGAGCCTTTCTGCGCCGTGTGTCTCGGTTGGTGAAAGCGGTAGCGGGTCGAAAGTACTGCGTGGCCGAGCGCAGGAGCGCTCTTGAGCTAATACCGCCTGAGaaggcgatggcgatgtTAGCCGAGACATTCTCTTCGGCGTTTCCGCTGCCATTGCTGACGTGCTTGATGCGCCGTTTGGTTGTTGCTTCTCCATTTGCGGCTGGAGGAAACGTAGAAGTGGACGAGGAAAACGTCTGTCTTGATTCGGCGGGGCTCCCAGCTGCAGAGCTCGCTGCTTTCGCTGCAGCGACGTATTTAGAGAGCCCTGCACCACGTGCATACTCAAGTCCGGCTTTTGCTTTTTGGTAGAAGACAGCAAGCGCACAAGCTTGGCAGTAGATTGAATCGCGAAGGATGGTGATCGCAGGGTTGGTTTTGCACCGAACACATGTGGTGGACGGGTGGGTCCCATGAGCCGTCACTGCGTCAGAAGGCGGTGGATCATCAGGTTGTGGACACGGCATGTTGCAGCGGATAGAAGGATGATCAAAGTGAAGAGAAGGGTGGGAGTAAAGAAACGTCAAAGGGTGACGATCCGAAGGATGTGTCTCTCTGAGTGTGGAGGCGTTTACCTTGTTCGCAAGTCAccgtcacgagtctgtTTGGGGAAagcacattcgtgattcacgatattgAGGTGTCGTCCCTGTCTTGAGAAATTATTCGTAGTCACTTAGCTGTGAGTTATTTTCTGCCTCAGAAAGCAAAATTTTGGTAGTAGCGTTCGGATCTCGGAGTAACTTAACCAAGAAACAAAGGCAGATTCGTAATTGTGATTGGAAATGCGCCAGCCGCTCTGGCTAGCTGTTACTTGTtactctgtgactgctgaCTACCACCGAGCCCATCATCACTGTTCGTCAGGCTACAGTTAGTTGCGTCCAGCAGCTACTTGCACAGCAACATCTTgtacagcagcaacaatgCCTTCGAGGACTCGCGTACGGAAACCCGACCCGCTGCCATACCCAACGAGGCCATACCTCGCGCTAGGTCTCGAAGGAAGCGCCAACAAGCTAGGCGCCGGTATCGTGCTGCACAAGCCATTCGACCCTTCTGCAccttcatcttcttctACTTCAGTACCTTCGTCGATCTCCTCTCGATCTGTGGGTCGAGTTGAAATCCTCTCCAATGTTCGCCACACGTACGTCACGCCACCCGGCTCGGGCTTCCAGCCAAGCGATACCGCCAAACACCACAAGGAATGGATCATCCGAGTCATCTCCGAAGCTGTTCGTCGCTCTGGTATCAAGTCATTAGCAGATGTCGACTGCATCTGCTACACCAAGGGCCCCGGAATGGGTGCCCCGCTTCAGAGCGTCGCTGTCGTAGCTCGCACGCTTGCTCTCATGTATAGCAAACCACTGGTCGGCGTCAACCACTGCGTTGGTCACATTGAAATGGGAAGGACTATCACTGGTGCACACAATCCTGTTGTCCTCTATGTCTCAGGTGGAAACACACAGGTGATCGCATACTCTGCGCAAAAGTAtcgcatctttggcgaAACCCTCGACATTGCCGTGGGTAACTGTCTCGACCGGTTCGCGAGAGTCATTGGGTTGAGCAACGACCCAAGTCCAGGACAGAACATTGAAAAGGAAGCCAGGAAGGGTACCAAGCTCCTACCGCTGCCATATACCACCAAGGGAATGGATGTGAGTCTCGCCGGCATTCTCAGTGCAACAGAGGCATACACACGGGACAAGCGCTTCAAACCCAATGCTCACGTTGAGTACAACGATGCAGCAGTCGGAAGCTTGGCAAATGGTGACGTGTGGACGGGAGAAGGAGGTGGAAAGCATATCATCAACATATCTGACAACGCTCCAACACTAACAtcggatgcagatgcagacgcACCAACTGCGCGTACCGATGCTGATGTCGACGTCTCCCAATCCGGCGTCTCTCAGCTGGATTCTAGCGTCGACACCATCACCCCTGCCGACTTGTGCTTTTCGCTGCAGGAGCACATCTTTTCTATGCTCGTAGAGATCACGGAGCGCGCTATGGCACATATCGGTTCCAAAGAGGTGCTCATCGTGGGTGGCGTCGGGAGCAACCAACGGCTGCAACAGATGATGGGCGTCATGGCCAGCGAGCGCGGTGGAAGCGTGTTTGCGACAGACGAGAGGTTCTGTATCGACAATGGCATCATGATTGCTCATGCGGGCCTGCTGAGCCACAGGATGGGGCTAGACACGAGTTTGGACAAGAGTACGGTTACGCAAAGATTTCGGACGGACACGCCCAATATTACATGGCGGGCGTGACCACGCTGTTTGCTCGTGCAGTGCCATTTTCCCAATCGTCAGAGCAGTGTACACAAGCTCCCTTGAGAAGGTTTGCGAGAGATGAGAAATCTGCCTAATGGAACGACACTCCGAGACTGTGGGGTGGGATCTCGTTGTCCCTCTGCGTAACGGGTGCCAAAGAGGAGCGTGGAGGAGAGAGCACGAGCCAAGGTGCAAgttcacgactcgtgactgcgtATGTCAGAGCGTGTTGCGCGACTTTGGGATCTATGGAAATCCAGGGTCCTTTTTGAAAGCAcagatcgtgaattaccacgaatcgtgcgtgaatcgtgaataatgGTGACCTGTTGCGGCCAAAAAGCGTTTCGTGGTGGAACAGCGTGTCGTTGTTCGCACATCCAGGTGAAGCGACAATCGTCACTTGAACGCTTAGCTCGACCACCATCACTTTACATTGTTGCAGCATTGtt
Coding sequences:
- a CDS encoding putative O-sialo-glycoprotein-endopeptidase A1, with product MPSRTRVRKPDPLPYPTRPYLALGLEGSANKLGAGIVLHKPFDPSAPSSSSTSVPSSISSRSVGRVEILSNVRHTYVTPPGSGFQPSDTAKHHKEWIIRVISEAVRRSGIKSLADVDCICYTKGPGMGAPLQSVAVVARTLALMYSKPLVGVNHCVGHIEMGRTITGAHNPVVLYVSGGNTQVIAYSAQKYRIFGETLDIAVGNCLDRFARVIGLSNDPSPGQNIEKEARKGTKLLPLPYTTKGMDVSLAGILSATEAYTRDKRFKPNAHVEYNDAAVGSLANGDVWTGEGGGKHIINISDNAPTLTSDADADAPTARTDADVDVSQSGVSQLDSSVDTITPADLCFSLQEHIFSMLVEITERAMAHIGSKEVLIVGGVGSNQRLQQMMGVMASERGGSVFATDERFCIDNGIMIAHAGLLSHRMGLDTSLDKSTVTQRFRTDTPNITWRA
- a CDS encoding uncharacterized protein (related to DNA-directed RNA polymerase 13.3K chain), translating into MTNAPNRFDLFILGPDEKRVEIVEDTKIPNAATFWFNKEDHTLGNMLRHAVLANPAVLFCGYKVPHPLEPKVFVKIQTDGSLTPTDALKQGSQKLIAQISSLKGAWRTEVQMSGAGTVDVGAFGRQDPFEGQAYSGEGASGYVDI